In one window of Hevea brasiliensis isolate MT/VB/25A 57/8 chromosome 10, ASM3005281v1, whole genome shotgun sequence DNA:
- the LOC110652503 gene encoding LOW QUALITY PROTEIN: transcriptional corepressor LEUNIG_HOMOLOG (The sequence of the model RefSeq protein was modified relative to this genomic sequence to represent the inferred CDS: substituted 1 base at 1 genomic stop codon), whose amino-acid sequence MGQNNWEADKMLDVYIHDYLLKRKLHNSAKAFMTEGKVATDPVAIDAPGGFLFEWWSVFWDIFIARTNEKHSEAAAAYIEAQQIKAREQQLQMQQLQLMQYHNAQLQRRDPNHPALAGSINAINSEGMMGQPSASVLAMKMYEERIKHPHSLDSEKSPALIDANRVALFKSATSQHAQLLQGNSGNMSAALQQIQAQTSLTTDIKGEVNLGPTQKSLPMEPSSINGQAILQSKSGISGAGLNQGVTGLQLKGWPLTGIDQLRPGLGVQVQKPCLQTQNQFLLASQQQQVAQAQAPCSLGNSSNFGDMDPRRLNQLPRGSLNTKDGQSTRNDGSICSPVQSSSPKMKMAQMQHSSSEQQDQLQQQQQPQQGNRKRKQHSSSGAANSIGTGNTVGPSPNSPPSTHTPGDGIATASSLQHVNSVSKGLMMYGPEGSGGFASSSNMLEDMDRFGDISSLDDIVVQFLPHDGGDGSNLYGTLKQSSTEHQKESTKGFTFGEFGCIRTRNSKITCCHFSSDGKLLASAGHDKKVVLWNMDTLQTENTPEEHKLVITDVRFRPNSSQLATASVDKSVRLWDAANPSYSLRAYTGPMPVMSLDFHPKKTDLFCFSDNDNEIRYFNINPFTCTRVSKGGTAXVRFQPRIGHLLAAASDKVVSIFDVETDRQTLSFQGHSEMVNYICWDATGDILASVSQNLVKIWSLASGECTHEFSSNGNQFHSCVFHPSYSTLLVIGGISSLELWNIAENKSMTIPAHENIISALAQSPVNGMVASASHDTSVKLWK is encoded by the exons ATGGGGCAGAATAATTGGGAAGCTGATAAGAT GCTTGATGTGTATATTCACGATTACCTGTTGAAGAGAAAATTGCATAATTCTGCAAAAGCTTTTATGACGGAAGGAAAGGTTGCCACAGATCCAGTAG CCATTGATGCACCTGGAGGATTTCTATTTGAATGGTGGTCTGTATTTTGGGACATATTTATTGCAAGGACAAATGAGAAGCATTCTGAGGCTGCCGCAGCTTATATAGAG GCACAGCAAATCAAGGCGAGGGAGCAGCAACTGCAAATGCAACAGTTGCAACTAATGCAATATCACAATGCTCAGTTGCAACGTAGGGACCCTAATCATCCAGCTCTTGCTGGTTCTATAAATGCTATTAACTCTGAAGGAATGATGGGGCAGCCATCAGCCAGTGTCTTGGCTATGAAAATGTATGAAGAACGAATAAAACATCCACATTCTTTGGACTCAGAGAAATCACCAGCTTTAATAGATGCTAATAGGGTGGCCCTCTTCAAATCAGCAACCAGTCAGCACGC CCAGCTGTTACAGGGTAATTCTGGGAACATGTCTGCAGCTTTGCAGCAGATCCAGGCACAAACCTCATTGACAACT GACATCAAAGGTGAAGTTAACTTGGGCCCAACTCAGAAAAGTTTGCCGATGGAACCCTCATCAATCAATGGACAAGCAATTTTACAATCAAAGTCCGGAATAAGTGGTGCAG GGTTGAACCAAGGTGTAACTGGTCTTCAATTAAAGGGTTGGCCATTAACT ggaattgACCAATTACGGCCAGGTTTGGGTGTACAAGTGCAGAAACCTTGTCTGCAGACCCAAAATCAGTTTCTTTTGGCTTCGCAACAACAGCAGGTGGCACAAGCGCAAGCACCATGCAGCCTCGGGAATTCAAGTAACTTTGGAGACATGGATCCACGAAGGCTAAATCAGTTGCCTAGGGGTAGCTTGAATACAAAAGATGGTCAATCCACAAGAAATGATGGGTCAATATGCTCTCCTGTGCAATCAAGCTCGCCAAAG ATGAAGATGGCCCAGATGCAGCATTCTTCCTCTGAACAGCAGGACCAATTGCAGCAGCAACAGCAGCCGCAACAG GGTAACAGGAAAAGGAAGCAACACTCTTCTTCTGGAGCTGCCAACAGCATTGGTACAGGGAATACTGTGGGTCCTTCACCCAATTCTCCTCCATCAACTCATACCCCTGGTGATGGAATAGCGACGGCGAGCAGTTTGCAGCATGTTAACAGTGTTTCAAAAGGCTTGATGATGTATGGTCCGGAGGGTTCAGGAGGTTTTGCATCATCTTCCAACATGCTG GAAGACATGGACCGCTTTGGAGATATTTCTAGTCTGGATGATATTGTGGTACAGTTTCTTCCACATGATGGAGGGGATGGAAGCAATTTATATGGAACACTAAAGCAAAGTTCCACTGAGCACCAAAAAGAGTCTACTAAAG GTTTTACTTTTGGTGAGTTTGGTTGCATACGGACAAGAAATAGCAAGATCACTTGCTGTCATTTTTCTTCTGATGGAAAGTTGCTAGCCAGTGCTGGGCATGACAAGAAG GTTGTCCTGTGGAACATGGATACCCTGCAAACGGAGAACACCCCTGAAGAGCACAAACTAGTTATTACAGATGTTCGTTTTAGGCCAAATTCATCTCAGTTGGCCACAGCATCAGTTGATAAATCTGTTCGGCTATGGGATGCAGCCAAT CCAAGCTATTCCCTGCGTGCATACACAGGGCCCATGCCTGTCATGTCCCTTGACTTCCACCCTAAGAAAACTGATCTTTTCTGTTTTAGTGATAACGACAATGAAATCCGCTATTTTAATATCAATCCATTCACATGCACTCGTGTTTCTAAG GGAGGCACTGCTTAAGTGAGATTTCAACCAAGAATTGGACATCTACTAGCAGCAGCATCGGATAAAGTAGTTTCCATCTTTGATGTTGAAACTGATAGGCAAACACTCTCATTCCAG GGGCATTCTGAAATGGTAAACTACATATGCTGGGATGCAACTGGGGATATTCTGGCATCTGTTAGTCAGAACTTGGTGAAGATTTGGTCTTTGGCCTCAGGGGAGTGCACTCATGAGTTTAGTTCTAATGGAAACCAGTTTCATTCTTGTGTTTTCCATCCAAGCTATTCAACTCTCCTGGTGATAGGAGGAATCTCG TCTTTGGAGCTATGGAACATCGCAGAGAATAAGAGTATGACAATTCCAGCACATGAAAACATAATTTCAGCCTTGGCACAGTCACCTGTCAATGGAATGGTAGCTTCCGCAAGTCATGATACTTCTGTTAAGCTATGGAAATGA